One window of Thiomicrorhabdus lithotrophica genomic DNA carries:
- the mlaE gene encoding lipid asymmetry maintenance ABC transporter permease subunit MlaE: MKNKNAQYPVGLKFIQKIGQDALSVLASLGRGAFFLFSLLPALPHSLWRLDLLIKQIYVAGVLSLPIILTAGLFVGMVLSLQGYNVLVDYNSEEAVGTMTALSLLRELGPVVAALLFAGRAGSALTAEIGLMRSTEQISALEMMAIDPLKYIYAPRLMAAIIALPLLTLLFTALGIIGGYLVAVGWLGVDEGSFWSQMNSHVDWQEDVMNGIIKSIAFAILIAIIALFQGHDAIPTSEGVSSATTRTVVHSSLGVLGLDFVLTTLMF, from the coding sequence TGTCTGTTTTAGCATCTTTGGGTCGAGGTGCTTTTTTCCTATTTTCATTGCTGCCGGCCCTACCCCATTCGTTATGGCGTCTTGACCTATTAATTAAACAAATTTATGTGGCTGGCGTTTTATCGCTGCCTATCATTCTAACTGCGGGTCTATTTGTCGGAATGGTGTTAAGCCTGCAGGGTTATAATGTGTTGGTTGATTATAATTCAGAGGAAGCGGTTGGAACGATGACCGCGTTGTCCTTATTGCGAGAGTTAGGTCCTGTGGTTGCGGCGTTGCTTTTTGCTGGGCGAGCGGGTTCTGCTCTAACGGCTGAAATCGGTTTAATGCGCTCTACAGAACAAATCTCAGCCTTAGAGATGATGGCGATTGATCCGTTAAAATATATCTACGCACCGCGATTAATGGCTGCCATTATTGCTCTACCGCTTTTAACTCTGTTATTTACAGCACTGGGGATTATTGGTGGATATTTAGTCGCCGTGGGTTGGTTAGGGGTTGATGAAGGATCTTTTTGGTCGCAAATGAATAGTCACGTTGATTGGCAAGAAGATGTAATGAACGGCATAATTAAATCCATTGCTTTTGCAATTTTAATTGCCATTATTGCATTGTTTCAAGGTCATGATGCAATCCCTACCTCTGAGGGTGTGAGTAGCGCGACTACTCGAACCGTTGTACACAGTTCTTTAGGTGTGTTGGGATTGGACTTTGTTCTTACAACACTGATGTTTTGA
- the mlaD gene encoding outer membrane lipid asymmetry maintenance protein MlaD, producing the protein MKRQAKIEIWVGAFVLMSFAALVMIAFQVSNFNSWKERPSYHITALFDNIGGLKVRAPVKMSGVVIGRVTAITVDPVSFKAKVMMKMDSVYNELPMDSSASILTSGLLGDQYVGLDIGGDEEYLADGGQIEITQSALVLEELIGQFLVKFSESGDK; encoded by the coding sequence ATGAAACGACAAGCAAAAATTGAAATATGGGTAGGTGCTTTTGTATTGATGAGCTTTGCCGCCTTAGTTATGATTGCTTTTCAAGTGAGTAATTTTAATAGCTGGAAAGAGCGTCCAAGCTACCATATTACTGCTTTGTTCGACAATATTGGGGGGTTGAAAGTTCGTGCGCCCGTCAAAATGAGTGGTGTGGTTATTGGTCGAGTTACTGCAATTACGGTTGATCCAGTCTCTTTTAAAGCAAAAGTCATGATGAAGATGGACAGTGTTTATAATGAACTGCCAATGGATAGTTCGGCTTCTATCCTAACTTCGGGGCTTTTAGGTGATCAATATGTTGGCCTAGATATTGGTGGTGATGAAGAGTATTTGGCTGATGGCGGGCAAATTGAGATAACGCAGTCGGCACTGGTTTTAGAAGAGTTGATAGGTCAGTTTTTAGTGAAGTTTAGTGAAAGTGGAGATAAATAA